In a genomic window of Chaetodon auriga isolate fChaAug3 chromosome 1, fChaAug3.hap1, whole genome shotgun sequence:
- the cenpn gene encoding centromere protein N, which translates to MDDSMKRLLQRLIRRIPADMIRATLDKWGRLTEAEQQSMDFTQPKWALTERLLGICEENGWTVKHITELEMTYFIDNPNQGMWHSLQLVDPEDDAHSVELTQFKEQFKAHLSELVRPVSIKIKKHTDEAVWIRIAWGDRFSRPNHLRPTYVVHYLQTPYVFVTSLTSAQKPLLSQALVLSTRYQTIKDANLSGRKLTAIRDLLMKHYQQVFPTKYPSPLREKNQTVSNPRVEKEQAGPAVNRFQMACEAFGDGTLPQLQSAVYKLETKFRDHTNKTMTEREEPFRCVVKFASTNLLESLRHCASSGIASTPVTPLLSSIPLKGKNYFVITDNGPGPSSQMRQPQT; encoded by the exons ATGGATGATTCTATGAAACGCTTATTGCAGCGACTCATTAGACGGATACCGGCTGATATGATCAGAGCAACGCTGGACAAGTGGGGCCGTTTGACCGAGGCTGAACAGCAGTCCATGGATTTCACTCAGCCAAAGTGGGCGTTAACGGAAAGATTATTGGGCATTTGCGAG GAAAATGGCTGGACAGttaaacacatcacagagcttGAGATGACAT ATTTCATTGACAATCCAAACCAGGGCATGTGGCATTCCTTGCAGCTCGTGGACCCTGAAG atGATGCTCACTCTGTAGAGCTGACACAGTTCAAAGAGCAATTTAAAGCTCACCTCAGTGAGCTTGTGAGACCT GTgtctatcaaaataaaaaagcacaCAGATGAAGCTGTGTGGATTCGGATTGCGTGGGGAGACCGTTTCTCTCGGCCCAACCACCTGAGGCCGACATATGTTGTTCACTATCTTCAAACCCCTTATGTCTTTGTGACCAGCCTGACGTCAGCGCAGAAGCCTCTGTTATCCCAA GCCTTGGTTCTGTCCACCAGGTATCAAACTATTAAGGATGCTAACCTCAGTGGACGGAAACTCACTGCCATTAGGGACCTGCTGATGAAGCATTATCAACAG gTGTTCCCGACTAAGTATCCCAGCCCTCTTAGAGAGAAGAACCAAACTGTCTCAA ACCCACGGGTAGAAAAAGAGCAAGCTGGGCCTGCAGTAAACAGATTTCAGATGGCTTGTGAGGCCTTTGGTGATGGGACGTTACCTCAACTACAGTCTGCAGTTTACAAG CTGGAGACGAAATTCAGAGACCACACCAATAAGACCATGACAGAGCGAGAGGAGCCCTTCAGATGTGTTGTCAAATTTGCAAGTACCAACCTCCTGGAGTCACTCAGACACTGTGCATCCTCAG GAATTGCCTCCACCCCTGTCACACCTCTGCTCTCATCTATTCCCCTGAAAGGAAAGAATTATTTTGTCATCACAGACAATGGCCCTGGTCCCTCCTCACAAATGCGGCAACCACAGACCTGA